In one window of Streptomyces roseofulvus DNA:
- a CDS encoding ammonium transporter encodes MAPAITTLAADAPELSAANTGFMLICSALVMLMTPALAFFYGGMVRVKSTLNMLMMSFISLGIVTVLWVLYGFSVAFGTDTGGIVGWSSDYLGLSGIGVTELWDGYTIPVYVFAVFQLMFAILTPALISGALADRVKFTAWALFITLWVTVVYFPVAHWVWGAGGWLFEMGVIDFAGGTAVHINAGAAALGVILVIGKRVGFKKDPMRPHSLPLVMLGAGLLWFGWFGFNAGSWLGNDDGVGAVMFVNTQVATGAAMLAWLAYEKLRHGSFTTLGAASGAVAGLVAITPAGGSCSPLGAIAIGAIAGLVCAMAVGLKYKFGYDDSLDVVGVHLVGGVLGSLLVGFFATGGVQSDAKGLFYGGGLEQLGKQAVGVFAVLAYSLVVSAILALIIDKTMGMRVSEDDEVSGIDQVEHAETAYDFSGAGGGTSGRTTAVTAPVVTENKKVDA; translated from the coding sequence ATGGCACCTGCCATCACGACCCTGGCAGCAGACGCCCCCGAGCTGTCCGCCGCCAACACCGGGTTCATGCTCATCTGCTCCGCCCTGGTCATGCTGATGACCCCGGCCCTGGCCTTCTTCTACGGAGGCATGGTCCGCGTCAAGTCCACCCTCAACATGCTGATGATGAGCTTCATCAGCCTCGGGATCGTCACGGTCCTGTGGGTGCTCTACGGCTTCAGCGTCGCCTTCGGCACCGACACCGGCGGCATCGTCGGCTGGTCCTCCGACTACCTCGGCCTCAGCGGCATCGGCGTCACCGAGCTGTGGGACGGCTACACCATCCCGGTGTACGTCTTCGCCGTCTTCCAGCTCATGTTCGCCATCCTCACCCCCGCCCTGATCAGCGGCGCCCTCGCCGACCGGGTCAAGTTCACCGCCTGGGCCCTCTTCATCACCCTGTGGGTCACGGTCGTCTACTTCCCCGTCGCGCACTGGGTCTGGGGCGCGGGCGGCTGGCTCTTCGAGATGGGCGTCATCGACTTCGCGGGCGGTACGGCGGTCCACATCAACGCCGGTGCCGCGGCCCTCGGCGTCATCCTCGTCATCGGCAAGCGCGTCGGCTTCAAGAAGGACCCGATGCGCCCGCACAGCCTCCCGCTGGTCATGCTCGGCGCCGGTCTCCTCTGGTTCGGCTGGTTCGGCTTCAACGCCGGCTCGTGGCTCGGCAACGACGACGGCGTCGGCGCCGTGATGTTCGTCAACACCCAGGTCGCCACCGGCGCCGCCATGCTCGCCTGGCTCGCCTACGAGAAGCTCCGCCACGGCTCCTTCACCACCCTCGGCGCGGCCTCCGGCGCCGTCGCCGGCCTCGTCGCCATCACCCCCGCCGGCGGCTCCTGCTCCCCGCTCGGCGCGATCGCCATCGGCGCCATCGCCGGTCTCGTCTGCGCCATGGCCGTCGGCCTCAAGTACAAGTTCGGCTACGACGACTCCCTCGACGTCGTCGGCGTCCACCTCGTCGGCGGTGTCCTCGGCTCCCTCCTCGTCGGCTTCTTCGCCACCGGCGGCGTCCAGTCCGACGCCAAGGGCCTCTTCTACGGCGGCGGCCTGGAGCAGCTCGGCAAGCAGGCCGTCGGCGTCTTCGCCGTCCTCGCCTACTCTCTGGTCGTCTCCGCGATCCTCGCCCTGATCATCGACAAGACCATGGGCATGCGGGTCAGCGAGGACGACGAGGTCTCCGGCATCGACCAGGTCGAGCACGCCGAGACCGCCTACGACTTCAGCGGAGCCGGCGGCGGCACCTCCGGGCGCACCACCGCCGTCACCGCCCCGGTTGTCACGGAGAACAAGAAGGTGGACGCATGA